Proteins encoded within one genomic window of Rhodobacteraceae bacterium LMO-JJ12:
- a CDS encoding response regulator transcription factor — MSTAPLVTILDDEPAIREILTQALEEAGFRTMSFSRATEFEAALKTTTPDVCLVDLSLPDRDGLSLVHLLALEQGATVIIISGRAQVQDRVTGLELGADDYIIKPFDPAEVVARIRARLRKPTPAQQSSETARFNGWTAHFERYILIDENGCETPFSHAEGEVLRLFLERPKRLISRANMQESLGGGAGESFDRAMDVRISRLRTKLHEDPKNPRLIKTIYGAGYIFLGDVTWG, encoded by the coding sequence ATGTCGACCGCCCCGCTCGTCACTATCCTCGACGACGAACCCGCAATCCGCGAGATATTGACCCAAGCCTTGGAAGAAGCGGGGTTCCGAACCATGAGCTTTTCCCGCGCCACCGAGTTCGAAGCCGCGCTGAAAACCACTACACCCGACGTTTGCCTGGTGGACCTGTCGCTACCTGACCGCGACGGGCTCAGTCTGGTGCATCTTCTGGCGTTGGAGCAGGGTGCGACGGTCATCATCATATCGGGCCGCGCGCAGGTGCAAGACCGTGTAACCGGGCTCGAACTCGGCGCCGATGACTACATCATCAAACCATTCGATCCCGCCGAGGTGGTCGCACGCATTCGTGCCCGCCTGCGCAAACCCACACCCGCCCAGCAATCAAGCGAAACCGCACGCTTCAATGGATGGACCGCACATTTTGAGCGCTATATCCTGATTGACGAAAATGGTTGCGAGACACCATTCTCCCACGCCGAGGGCGAGGTGCTGCGGCTTTTTCTTGAGCGCCCGAAACGGCTCATTTCGCGCGCCAACATGCAAGAGAGTCTGGGCGGCGGCGCCGGTGAAAGCTTTGACCGCGCCATGGATGTGCGCATCTCAAGGCTGCGCACCAAGTTGCACGAAGATCCCAAAAACCCCC
- a CDS encoding AMP-binding protein: protein MIEPSQATGGLASIPALLQRNAKEFGSKAAYREKEFGIWQSWTWAETEKEIEALALGLINLGVNEGDFIAIIGRNRPHFYWSMVAAQSVGAVPVPLYNDSAADEMSYVLEHCGARYAIVEDQEQVDKIIEIQDQLHQFEHMIYIDPRGLRKYDHRALHRFTDIQDQGRAAYYELIEELKERREKLTYDHQCVMLYTSGTTGKPKGVVLSNRNIIQSAKNASEFDNLGPGEEILAYLPMAWVGDFIFSVGQAYWTGFCTNCPESADTMMTDLREIGPTYYFAPPRFFETQLTNVMIRMEDSGVLKYALFHHFMEFAKGTGEKYGMPKRRLQKPDLKRRIKTAWKFMMGVGFAAETIVENMIRLFFARMRHGANVRDHFKASDPLGLKLYPEPLRSYFKYRTGDVLIYGPLKNTLGLSRVRVGYTAGEAIGPEIFEFYRSLGINLKQLYGQTEATVFITVQPDGEVRADTVGVPAPEVEIKIEENGEIFYRSPGTFVEYYKNPESTASTKDAEGWVATGDAGYFEPESGHLRIIDRAKDVGQMADGTLFAPKYVENKLKFYPDILEAVLFGNGRDRCVAFINIDLSAVGNWAERNNIGYASYQELAGHPKVMDTIQAHVEAVNTSIADDPMLSGCQIHRFLILHKELDADDGEMTRTRKVRRAIVADKFKDLVDALYDGSERISTTTEVTYEDGRKGSISATLEIRDAKVQPVTPQKVAAE from the coding sequence TTGATAGAACCGTCTCAGGCGACCGGTGGGCTTGCGTCCATTCCGGCGCTTTTGCAGCGCAACGCGAAGGAATTCGGCTCAAAAGCCGCCTATCGCGAGAAGGAATTCGGTATTTGGCAAAGCTGGACTTGGGCCGAAACCGAGAAGGAAATTGAAGCCCTTGCGCTCGGTCTGATCAATCTCGGTGTAAATGAGGGCGATTTCATTGCCATCATCGGTCGCAATCGCCCGCATTTCTATTGGTCGATGGTTGCGGCGCAGAGCGTGGGTGCGGTTCCCGTGCCGCTCTATAATGATAGTGCCGCTGACGAAATGTCCTATGTGTTGGAGCATTGCGGCGCGCGTTATGCCATCGTGGAAGACCAGGAGCAGGTCGACAAGATCATCGAAATTCAGGATCAGCTGCACCAATTCGAGCATATGATCTATATCGATCCGCGCGGCTTGCGGAAATACGACCATCGCGCATTGCATCGGTTCACCGACATCCAGGATCAGGGCCGCGCGGCCTATTATGAATTGATCGAGGAACTGAAGGAACGGCGCGAAAAGCTGACCTATGACCACCAATGTGTGATGCTTTATACAAGCGGCACGACGGGTAAGCCCAAGGGCGTGGTTCTGTCGAACCGCAACATCATCCAGAGCGCCAAGAACGCCAGCGAGTTCGACAATCTGGGGCCGGGTGAGGAAATTCTTGCTTATCTGCCGATGGCTTGGGTCGGCGATTTCATCTTTTCGGTGGGACAGGCCTATTGGACCGGCTTCTGTACGAATTGCCCCGAATCCGCCGATACGATGATGACCGATTTGCGCGAGATCGGGCCAACCTATTATTTTGCCCCGCCGCGGTTTTTTGAAACCCAGTTGACCAACGTGATGATCCGTATGGAAGATAGCGGCGTTCTGAAATACGCGCTGTTCCATCATTTCATGGAATTCGCCAAGGGCACGGGCGAAAAATACGGGATGCCCAAGCGGCGCCTGCAAAAGCCTGACCTTAAACGCCGGATCAAGACGGCGTGGAAGTTCATGATGGGTGTCGGTTTCGCCGCCGAGACGATCGTGGAAAACATGATCCGGCTGTTCTTTGCCCGAATGCGCCATGGTGCGAATGTGCGTGACCATTTCAAGGCCAGTGATCCTCTGGGTCTCAAGCTCTATCCCGAGCCGCTGCGCAGCTATTTCAAATATCGCACCGGCGATGTATTGATCTATGGCCCGTTGAAAAACACGCTGGGTCTTAGCCGCGTGCGCGTGGGTTATACGGCGGGCGAGGCGATCGGGCCGGAGATTTTTGAGTTCTACCGCTCGCTCGGGATCAACCTGAAACAGCTTTATGGGCAAACAGAAGCGACGGTGTTCATCACCGTGCAGCCCGATGGTGAGGTCCGGGCCGATACTGTTGGTGTTCCGGCACCCGAGGTCGAAATCAAAATCGAGGAGAACGGCGAGATTTTCTATCGTTCGCCGGGCACTTTCGTGGAGTATTACAAGAACCCGGAAAGCACCGCGTCGACCAAGGATGCCGAGGGTTGGGTCGCCACCGGTGACGCGGGATATTTCGAGCCCGAGTCAGGTCATCTGCGGATTATCGACCGGGCCAAGGATGTGGGCCAGATGGCCGATGGCACCCTGTTTGCGCCGAAATATGTCGAGAACAAGCTGAAATTCTATCCCGATATCCTTGAGGCGGTTCTGTTTGGTAATGGCAGGGACCGCTGCGTGGCGTTCATCAACATCGACCTCAGTGCCGTGGGCAACTGGGCCGAGCGTAATAATATCGGCTATGCGTCGTATCAGGAGCTGGCCGGCCATCCGAAGGTAATGGACACCATTCAGGCACATGTCGAGGCGGTGAACACATCTATCGCCGACGACCCGATGTTGTCGGGCTGTCAGATCCACCGTTTCCTGATCCTGCACAAGGAGTTGGATGCCGATGACGGCGAGATGACCCGCACCCGCAAGGTGCGTCGGGCCATCGTGGCGGACAAATTCAAGGACCTGGTCGATGCGCTTTACGACGGGTCAGAGCGGATATCGACAACGACCGAAGTGACCTATGAAGACGGGCGCAAGGGATCGATCAGCGCGACGCTGGAAATCCGCGACGCCAAGGTTCAGCCCGTGACACCGCAGAAAGTGGCAGCAGAATGA
- a CDS encoding branched-chain amino acid ABC transporter permease: protein MSAAFLNALEVMTNGLMAGVLYALVALGFVLIYKASGIFNYAQGVMALFAALTLVGIMEGQVPFSHLINAIFGTDIHHFGWHLPALVAIILTIGVMVVFAWFVQRFIFRHLVGQEPIILFMATIGLAYFMEGFGDLMWGSDIKKLDVGLPQGGSFFVEDLTIGWAAEGERFFGMYIDNLDMFATVIAVLLVIALVLFSQYTKQGRAMRAVADDHQAALSVGINLNFIWILVWSLAGFVALVAGIMWGTKSGVQFSLSLIALKALPVLMLGGFTSIPGAIVGGLIIGVGEKLFEFWIGPLVGGATENWFAYVLALLFLVFRPQGLFGEKIIERV from the coding sequence ATGTCAGCAGCTTTTCTGAATGCGCTTGAAGTGATGACCAACGGCCTCATGGCCGGGGTTCTCTATGCGCTGGTCGCCCTTGGTTTCGTGCTTATCTACAAGGCGTCGGGCATTTTCAACTATGCCCAAGGGGTCATGGCGCTGTTCGCGGCGCTCACTCTGGTCGGAATCATGGAAGGACAGGTGCCTTTCAGTCACCTGATCAATGCGATTTTCGGCACGGATATTCACCATTTCGGCTGGCATCTGCCGGCTTTGGTGGCGATCATTCTGACAATTGGTGTCATGGTGGTTTTTGCCTGGTTCGTGCAGCGATTTATCTTTCGTCACCTCGTCGGGCAGGAGCCCATCATCCTGTTCATGGCAACCATCGGGCTTGCCTATTTCATGGAAGGTTTCGGCGATCTCATGTGGGGGTCGGACATCAAGAAGCTGGATGTCGGATTGCCGCAGGGCGGGTCGTTCTTTGTTGAAGACCTGACCATTGGGTGGGCCGCAGAGGGCGAACGCTTTTTCGGGATGTATATCGACAATCTTGATATGTTTGCGACAGTGATTGCTGTGCTGCTGGTTATCGCGCTCGTTCTTTTCTCGCAATATACCAAGCAGGGGCGCGCCATGCGGGCTGTGGCCGATGACCATCAGGCGGCGTTGTCTGTGGGTATTAACCTCAACTTCATCTGGATTTTGGTCTGGTCGCTTGCCGGGTTTGTTGCGCTGGTTGCGGGCATCATGTGGGGCACCAAATCGGGTGTTCAATTCTCGCTGTCGCTGATCGCATTGAAGGCGTTGCCGGTGCTGATGCTGGGCGGGTTCACTTCGATCCCCGGCGCGATCGTGGGTGGGCTGATCATCGGTGTTGGCGAAAAGTTGTTCGAGTTCTGGATCGGCCCATTGGTGGGCGGTGCGACTGAAAACTGGTTTGCCTATGTGCTGGCGCTTCTCTTCCTCGTCTTCCGGCCACAGGGGCTGTTTGGCGAAAAGATCATCGAGAGGGTGTAG
- a CDS encoding PAS-domain containing protein, with the protein MPTTRAETNTMTTAGLNLIQQAISIYDSDLRLVTSNQRFEDMFDLPQTLVTPGASFEETIRYLTTRGEYGPVDDIEAAVRDRVDLARAFEPHYIEREMANGRWISVEGSPLPEGGWVAVYTDITATKRAEQLLRARSEELSEKLLSHAEELSATNRQLAATVTALEEAKRQLTAAEARTRLTAEMMPAHIAHINRDNHYTYSNHRLSLVMPGSRADPVGLHAADVHGTATFALIAPYLNRAYAGEPSVFEFNHEPSSHRIRVALTPDQTTGGVYILSMDITEETQTRAALQQNRRREMAAQMISGLAHDFSNLLTIILGMQSRLQRLAALPGGADELITATLSAARRGGTLLNRIADMTGTREVTSAPTDMQAFLRDFATLASSALPQQVKLTVNNLIAADTLMLDAGLLQDSLLNLVLNARDACNGAGQITLTARTIQSTWVEFRVRDTGPGFSDGALNHAFEPFFTTKGGEGSGLGLAMVYDMTKLAGGRASLGNYDSGGQVTIRLPLRPAGLPVAPGLVLLVEDSPELRATVRDMLTGIGHTVIEAESVDEALALTEQIPGISLILSDISLQGEASGVDLIDRLPDPHPPCFLMTSLPATHPLHRAGTARAPVLAKPFTAQALATFLTAPPDVPHPDAEV; encoded by the coding sequence ATGCCAACCACACGTGCCGAAACCAACACCATGACAACGGCCGGGCTGAACCTCATTCAGCAGGCAATCTCGATCTATGACAGCGATCTGCGGCTCGTCACCTCAAACCAACGTTTTGAGGATATGTTCGATTTGCCGCAAACGCTCGTCACCCCCGGCGCCTCCTTTGAAGAGACCATCCGCTATCTTACAACGCGGGGTGAATATGGACCTGTCGATGATATTGAAGCAGCCGTGCGAGACCGAGTCGATCTCGCGCGTGCCTTCGAGCCGCACTATATCGAACGCGAAATGGCCAATGGCCGCTGGATCTCCGTCGAAGGTTCACCCCTTCCCGAGGGGGGGTGGGTTGCCGTTTATACCGATATTACTGCCACCAAACGCGCCGAACAACTCCTGCGCGCCCGCTCCGAGGAGCTTTCGGAGAAGCTGCTTTCTCACGCCGAGGAGCTTTCCGCCACCAACCGTCAGCTTGCCGCCACCGTCACCGCTCTGGAAGAAGCCAAACGTCAGCTGACAGCGGCCGAAGCGCGCACTCGGCTGACTGCGGAAATGATGCCCGCCCATATCGCCCATATCAATCGCGATAATCATTACACCTACTCCAACCACCGCCTCAGTCTGGTGATGCCCGGCTCGCGGGCCGACCCGGTAGGGCTGCACGCGGCCGATGTTCACGGCACGGCGACCTTCGCGCTGATTGCCCCCTATCTCAACCGGGCCTATGCTGGCGAGCCTTCGGTGTTCGAATTCAATCATGAGCCGTCTTCGCACCGCATCCGCGTCGCCCTAACGCCGGATCAGACCACCGGCGGGGTCTATATCTTGTCGATGGACATCACCGAAGAAACTCAAACCCGCGCCGCATTGCAACAAAACCGGCGCCGTGAAATGGCGGCCCAGATGATTTCCGGACTGGCCCACGATTTCTCAAACCTGCTGACCATCATCCTCGGCATGCAATCGCGTCTGCAACGATTGGCGGCCTTGCCCGGTGGTGCTGATGAGTTGATCACAGCCACGCTTTCGGCGGCGCGACGTGGCGGCACGCTCTTGAACAGGATTGCCGACATGACCGGCACTCGTGAAGTCACATCCGCACCGACCGACATGCAGGCATTTCTGCGGGATTTCGCAACCCTGGCCAGTTCGGCCCTGCCGCAACAGGTGAAATTGACCGTCAACAATCTGATCGCAGCCGACACGTTGATGCTGGATGCCGGACTTCTTCAAGACAGTCTGCTCAATCTGGTGCTGAACGCGCGCGATGCTTGCAACGGTGCCGGTCAAATCACGCTTACCGCCCGCACGATCCAATCCACCTGGGTTGAATTCCGCGTCCGCGACACCGGGCCGGGCTTTTCCGATGGCGCACTCAACCATGCCTTTGAACCCTTTTTCACCACCAAAGGTGGCGAAGGCTCGGGGCTTGGCCTTGCCATGGTCTATGACATGACCAAACTGGCCGGGGGCCGGGCCAGCTTGGGCAATTACGACTCCGGTGGCCAGGTCACGATCCGCCTGCCGCTGCGCCCGGCGGGCCTTCCCGTGGCCCCCGGCCTAGTACTGTTGGTCGAAGACAGCCCTGAACTGCGCGCCACTGTGCGCGATATGTTGACCGGCATAGGCCATACTGTAATCGAGGCAGAGTCGGTCGATGAGGCCCTCGCCCTCACCGAACAGATTCCCGGCATTTCGCTGATACTCTCCGACATCTCGCTCCAAGGTGAGGCCTCGGGTGTCGATTTGATCGACCGCCTGCCCGATCCGCATCCACCTTGTTTTCTTATGACATCGCTGCCCGCAACGCATCCGCTGCATCGTGCAGGCACTGCGCGCGCGCCCGTCCTTGCCAAGCCCTTCACTGCCCAGGCACTCGCCACTTTCCTCACAGCGCCACCAGACGTTCCGCACCCGGACGCAGAAGTCTGA
- a CDS encoding ABC transporter ATP-binding protein — translation MLDAGETAQETLLEVNNIEVIYNHVILVLKGVSLKVPKGGITALLGGNGAGKTTTLKAISNLLHSERGEVTKGQISYRGERVQDLDPAELVKRGVIQVMEGRHCFEHLTVEENLLTGAYTRSDGSGAVAADLEKVYAYFPRLKERRKSQAGYTSGGEQQMVAIGRALMSQPETILLDEPSMGLAPQLVEEIFGIVKDLNEKEGNTFLLAEQNTNVALRFAHYGYILENGRVVMDGPAKELRENPDVKEFYLGMADEGRKSFRDVRSYRRRKRWLS, via the coding sequence ATGCTGGACGCCGGTGAAACCGCTCAGGAGACCTTGCTAGAGGTCAACAATATCGAGGTGATCTACAATCACGTCATCCTTGTGTTGAAGGGCGTTAGTCTGAAAGTACCCAAGGGCGGGATTACCGCGCTTCTGGGTGGGAATGGTGCTGGTAAGACGACCACCCTGAAAGCCATTTCGAACCTGCTGCATTCAGAACGTGGCGAAGTGACCAAGGGTCAGATCAGCTATCGTGGTGAACGGGTGCAGGATCTTGACCCGGCCGAATTGGTGAAACGCGGCGTTATCCAGGTGATGGAAGGCCGTCACTGTTTTGAGCACCTGACCGTCGAAGAAAACCTGTTGACGGGTGCCTATACGCGCTCGGACGGCAGCGGTGCTGTCGCCGCCGATCTTGAGAAAGTTTACGCATATTTTCCGCGCCTCAAGGAGCGTCGAAAGAGCCAGGCGGGCTATACCTCGGGGGGCGAGCAGCAGATGGTGGCGATCGGGCGTGCCTTGATGAGCCAGCCTGAGACAATCCTGCTTGATGAGCCATCGATGGGCTTGGCGCCGCAGTTGGTGGAAGAAATTTTCGGAATCGTGAAAGACCTGAACGAAAAGGAAGGCAACACCTTCCTGCTGGCGGAACAGAACACCAACGTAGCCCTGCGCTTTGCTCACTATGGCTATATCCTAGAGAATGGCCGTGTGGTGATGGATGGCCCAGCGAAGGAACTGCGCGAAAACCCGGATGTTAAGGAATTCTACCTTGGAATGGCCGATGAGGGCCGCAAGAGCTTTCGCGACGTGCGCTCCTATCGCCGCAGGAAACGCTGGCTCAGCTAA
- a CDS encoding ABC transporter substrate-binding protein produces the protein MKMKLATLALSAVMAAGPALADLVIPSLSYRTGPYAAGGVPFADGYADYFTLLNERDGGIGGVPVKMIECETGYNTEKGVECYEATKGEGALIYQPLSTGITYQLIPKTTADDIPMHTMGYGRTSAANGDVFSHTFNYPANYWDGASGAVNYLLETNGGDLKGKKLALVYHNSAFGKEPIRTLEELSKKHGYELTLLPVDHPGQEQKSQWLQIRRERPDFVIMYGWGVMNQVAIQEAANIRFPMENFIGIWWSGGEHDVLPAGDGANGYKALTFHAVGDDFPVFDDIKTYVSDKGKAAGNGDQIGSVIYNRGFYAAMLAAEAIKDAQAATGNADVTPGDVRDAMESLNITEERMAGLGMPNFGPSFQVSCENHGGSGLVGVAQWDATNKKWSMVSDFKPTDRDVINALVKEDSEAFAKENNIESQCK, from the coding sequence ATGAAGATGAAACTAGCAACTCTGGCACTGAGCGCCGTAATGGCGGCAGGCCCGGCATTGGCGGATCTTGTAATTCCGTCGCTGAGCTATCGCACCGGACCTTACGCCGCTGGCGGTGTTCCGTTTGCGGATGGTTATGCTGACTATTTCACGCTGCTGAACGAACGTGACGGCGGCATCGGCGGCGTTCCGGTCAAAATGATCGAATGCGAAACCGGCTATAACACCGAAAAAGGTGTGGAATGCTATGAGGCGACCAAAGGTGAGGGCGCGCTGATCTATCAACCGCTGTCGACTGGGATTACCTATCAGCTGATCCCCAAAACCACCGCCGATGACATCCCGATGCACACCATGGGCTATGGCCGTACATCGGCCGCAAACGGCGATGTATTCAGCCACACTTTCAACTATCCGGCCAACTATTGGGATGGTGCTTCGGGTGCGGTCAACTACCTGCTGGAAACCAACGGTGGGGATCTCAAGGGTAAGAAGCTTGCACTGGTGTATCACAACTCTGCGTTCGGCAAAGAGCCGATCCGGACGTTGGAAGAACTGTCCAAGAAGCATGGTTACGAGCTGACCTTGCTGCCGGTGGATCACCCCGGTCAGGAACAGAAATCGCAGTGGCTTCAAATCCGCCGCGAACGTCCTGATTTCGTGATCATGTACGGCTGGGGCGTGATGAACCAAGTTGCCATTCAGGAAGCCGCCAATATCCGCTTTCCGATGGAAAACTTCATCGGCATCTGGTGGTCAGGTGGTGAACATGACGTTCTGCCCGCCGGTGATGGTGCCAATGGATACAAAGCCCTCACGTTCCACGCTGTTGGTGACGACTTCCCGGTTTTCGACGACATCAAGACGTATGTTTCCGACAAGGGCAAAGCGGCTGGCAACGGTGATCAGATCGGTAGCGTGATCTATAACCGCGGTTTTTATGCAGCAATGCTTGCAGCCGAAGCGATCAAGGATGCGCAGGCGGCGACCGGTAATGCCGATGTGACGCCGGGCGATGTGCGTGATGCAATGGAGAGCCTGAACATCACCGAAGAACGTATGGCTGGTCTTGGCATGCCAAATTTCGGTCCGAGCTTCCAAGTCTCGTGCGAAAACCACGGCGGTTCTGGCCTCGTGGGCGTGGCACAGTGGGATGCGACAAACAAGAAATGGTCGATGGTTTCGGACTTTAAACCGACAGATCGTGACGTGATCAATGCGTTGGTGAAGGAAGATTCAGAAGCCTTTGCCAAGGAAAACAACATCGAGTCGCAGTGTAAGTAA
- a CDS encoding branched-chain amino acid ABC transporter permease — protein MFYREAGDYKTTYVDDNQTFPIKFDRYRYYLVLLLGFAIIPFVINDYWVNAIFLPFLIYAIAAIGLNILTGYCGQVSLGTGGFMAVGAYSCYKFMTGLDIWLPTGAEGEMVQYALPPINIFFSVLLAGFVTALVGVLFGLPSLRIKGFYLAVATLAAQFFLVWLLNKWEWAYNYSASGQINAPERSVFGLLVTGPSTKAWVAYLFCLVFLTLVALIARNLTRGSVGRKWMAIRDMDIAAEIIGVDPLKAKLSAFAVSSFFIGISGALFFSVYLGAVEVGEAFGINKSFLVLFMVIIGGLGSIFGSFAGAAFLVLLPVLLKNTLVGGLGWPTDIAAHLEFLIVGALIIIFLVAEPHGLAQLWRVAKEKLRLWPFPH, from the coding sequence ATGTTTTATCGTGAAGCGGGCGACTACAAAACGACTTATGTCGACGACAACCAGACCTTCCCGATCAAGTTCGACAGGTATCGTTATTACCTGGTTTTGCTGCTGGGGTTTGCGATCATTCCCTTCGTGATCAATGACTATTGGGTCAACGCGATCTTCCTGCCCTTCCTGATCTATGCCATTGCGGCGATCGGGTTGAATATCCTTACCGGGTATTGCGGGCAGGTGAGCCTTGGAACCGGCGGTTTCATGGCGGTGGGGGCCTATTCCTGCTACAAGTTCATGACCGGGCTCGACATCTGGTTGCCCACCGGCGCTGAGGGCGAGATGGTGCAATATGCGTTGCCGCCGATCAACATTTTCTTCTCGGTGCTGCTGGCCGGGTTCGTGACGGCGCTTGTCGGGGTTCTGTTCGGCCTGCCCTCGTTGAGGATCAAAGGGTTCTATCTGGCTGTGGCGACGTTGGCGGCGCAGTTCTTCCTTGTCTGGCTCTTAAACAAGTGGGAATGGGCCTATAATTATTCCGCATCCGGCCAGATCAACGCACCCGAACGCAGTGTTTTCGGTTTGCTGGTGACCGGACCATCAACCAAAGCCTGGGTGGCCTATCTGTTCTGCCTGGTGTTTTTGACTTTGGTTGCTCTGATCGCACGCAACCTGACACGCGGAAGCGTGGGGCGGAAATGGATGGCGATCCGTGATATGGATATCGCTGCCGAAATCATCGGAGTCGACCCGCTCAAAGCCAAGCTGAGCGCTTTTGCAGTGTCGTCGTTCTTTATCGGCATTTCGGGCGCGCTGTTCTTCAGCGTCTATCTGGGGGCTGTGGAAGTTGGCGAGGCCTTTGGTATCAACAAGTCTTTCCTGGTCCTCTTTATGGTGATCATCGGCGGGCTTGGGTCGATCTTTGGATCGTTCGCTGGCGCAGCCTTCCTTGTGTTGCTGCCCGTTCTTTTGAAAAACACATTGGTTGGTGGGCTGGGTTGGCCCACTGATATTGCGGCGCATCTGGAATTCCTGATCGTTGGCGCGCTGATCATCATATTCCTGGTCGCCGAGCCGCATGGGCTTGCACAACTCTGGCGCGTGGCGAAGGAAAAACTGAGATTATGGCCATTCCCGCACTAG
- a CDS encoding ABC transporter ATP-binding protein, translating to MNDTSSDGYITADGRQIGGVLMEMKNITLRFGGVKAITDISFDIREGEIRAIIGPNGAGKSSMLNVISGFYVPQEGEVFYKGVKRPPMRPYEVAQLGIARTFQNIALFEGMTVLDNVMTGRLNHMKTGLLAQAIWKGKAEAEEVANREVAEKVIDFLEIQHIRKTPVSRLPYGLKKRVELARALAVQPSLLLLDEPMAGMNVEEKEDMSRFILDVNDEFGTTIALIEHDMGVVMDLSDRVVVMDYGKKIGDGTPDEVRNNQDVIDAYLGVAHD from the coding sequence ATGAACGATACGAGCAGCGACGGATACATCACCGCGGACGGTCGCCAGATCGGTGGCGTGTTGATGGAGATGAAGAACATCACTCTGCGCTTTGGCGGGGTAAAGGCGATCACCGATATCAGCTTTGATATCCGCGAAGGCGAGATCAGGGCGATCATCGGGCCGAACGGCGCCGGTAAATCCTCGATGCTGAACGTGATCTCGGGCTTTTATGTACCGCAGGAGGGCGAGGTTTTCTACAAGGGCGTAAAGCGACCGCCGATGCGGCCTTATGAGGTGGCGCAGCTGGGAATTGCCCGCACGTTCCAGAACATCGCGCTGTTTGAGGGCATGACGGTTCTCGACAACGTGATGACCGGGCGGCTTAACCATATGAAGACTGGGCTGCTGGCGCAGGCGATCTGGAAGGGCAAGGCCGAGGCCGAAGAAGTGGCCAACCGCGAAGTGGCGGAAAAGGTTATCGACTTTCTCGAAATTCAGCATATCCGCAAAACGCCGGTTTCGCGGCTGCCTTATGGCTTGAAGAAACGGGTCGAGTTGGCGCGTGCGTTGGCGGTGCAACCCAGCCTGTTGCTGTTGGATGAGCCGATGGCGGGCATGAACGTGGAAGAAAAAGAGGACATGAGCCGCTTTATCCTCGACGTGAATGACGAATTTGGCACGACCATCGCGCTGATTGAGCACGACATGGGCGTGGTGATGGACCTCTCCGACCGGGTGGTCGTGATGGATTATGGCAAGAAGATCGGGGACGGCACGCCCGACGAAGTGCGCAACAATCAAGATGTGATCGACGCCTATCTCGGCGTGGCGCACGATTAA